The genomic window TTAATGATCACAGCCCTCTTTATGCGGATGATCGCATTCGGTTTTATCTAAGCCATAGCCCTTACCCGCTCCTGGGTTACAAAGGCTCTCTCCACCTTCTAAAGTACCTTTTTTAAGCTGCTCAACTACCTCATCAATTTTTCCGCTTATCCCCACAATCGTCTTGATGCTAAATTCCTCAAAAAATGAGGTTGCCCGCATTCCCATTCCGCCGGCAACAATACAATTAACGCCTTTGTTATGCAAAAATTCGGGAATTGCTCCTGGCTGATGACCGGGATTCGCTACTTCCGCCCTCTTAGTTACCTTACCATTTTCAATATCAACAAGGGTAAAAGTTGGACATCTACCAAAATGAGCAGATACAAACTCTCCATCCGTAGATATAGCTACACGCATAATTCCTCCTCTTTAATAAAACAGAATAAGGAAATAGAAATTAAAATCTATTCCCTCATCCCATACTAGTTATTCACTCTTTTCTACCTGGGCTTTTTCTAATATCTCAATGCGGCTTTGGATACCTTCAAGCTGC from bacterium includes these protein-coding regions:
- a CDS encoding NifB/NifX family molybdenum-iron cluster-binding protein: MRVAISTDGEFVSAHFGRCPTFTLVDIENGKVTKRAEVANPGHQPGAIPEFLHNKGVNCIVAGGMGMRATSFFEEFSIKTIVGISGKIDEVVEQLKKGTLEGGESLCNPGAGKGYGLDKTECDHPHKEGCDH